The proteins below come from a single Chitinophaga pinensis DSM 2588 genomic window:
- a CDS encoding tetratricopeptide repeat protein yields the protein MKYLKHLVITGILLCTVLTSYSSSRSYCDSLIQRGIDSMMAKKFVSAITLLTEAQHQSADNHLPRQLFLATNNIGLTYYFMLDYGEALRNYLEAYKIAMEEKDATLEMTVLNNIAILYSKEKNYDKAREYFLKAYTIAKEKNDKIRIGNYALNLGIVHTEIRQLEKAREYLRESASYLQNDPRRLISARYAYAQNQFQEEHTTEADLLSLELLKVARDSGYRDERISLLTLISSIKLKQNNSTLALQYANEALSLSPNLEERIELFQTLSAIHLKDHAYAQAMASKDSVVYYRDSINTVKNGQQFETGKLKFELLNSQHTLSLNNAQLSNQRRLLYIALAFIAIIVTFFIWLMRIKAAENKQKAILAERSHQIMALEIENEKSQKLLLEEQLKEKETAALLEQERLKNEIEIRNRKLSAKALYLSGRNELIDDIITAMSKIPDLNKDGVVVKHISQLKSYLRTDSEWDDFSTHFQEVNQGFLNALRENHPNLTSNDVRFLSYIYMNLNTKEIASLLNITPEGCRKRKERITKKMQLAENTSLFEYLSGL from the coding sequence ATGAAGTATCTAAAACACCTGGTAATAACGGGTATCCTGTTATGTACTGTTCTTACATCCTATTCCAGCAGCCGCTCCTATTGCGATTCGCTTATCCAGCGGGGTATTGACTCCATGATGGCAAAGAAATTCGTCTCCGCTATTACCCTGCTGACAGAAGCACAGCATCAGTCTGCCGATAATCACTTGCCCAGACAATTGTTCCTGGCTACCAACAATATCGGTCTCACCTACTATTTCATGCTCGACTACGGTGAAGCCCTGCGGAACTACCTCGAAGCCTATAAAATAGCCATGGAAGAGAAAGATGCTACTCTGGAAATGACCGTCCTGAATAATATCGCCATTCTCTACTCCAAGGAAAAGAACTATGATAAAGCCCGGGAGTATTTCCTGAAAGCCTATACTATCGCCAAAGAGAAAAATGATAAGATAAGAATAGGCAACTACGCCCTGAACCTGGGCATTGTACACACAGAGATCAGGCAACTGGAAAAGGCAAGGGAATACCTGCGCGAATCAGCCAGCTATCTGCAAAACGACCCCAGAAGACTGATCAGCGCGCGTTATGCATATGCCCAGAACCAGTTCCAGGAAGAGCATACTACCGAAGCTGATCTCCTGAGTCTTGAACTCCTTAAAGTCGCCCGCGATTCCGGCTACAGAGATGAGCGCATCTCCCTGCTGACCCTGATCAGCTCCATCAAACTAAAACAGAACAATAGCACACTGGCACTGCAGTACGCCAACGAAGCGTTATCCCTCTCCCCCAACCTGGAGGAAAGAATAGAACTTTTCCAGACGCTGTCCGCGATCCATCTTAAAGACCATGCTTATGCACAGGCCATGGCCAGCAAGGATTCTGTGGTGTACTACCGGGATTCTATCAATACCGTTAAAAACGGACAGCAATTCGAAACCGGTAAACTGAAGTTCGAACTGCTCAACTCACAACACACCCTTTCCCTCAATAACGCACAACTCTCCAATCAGCGCCGCCTCTTGTACATCGCCCTGGCATTCATCGCGATTATCGTTACCTTTTTCATCTGGCTGATGCGGATTAAAGCAGCTGAAAACAAACAAAAAGCCATCCTCGCCGAACGGAGCCATCAGATTATGGCCCTGGAAATCGAAAATGAAAAAAGCCAGAAACTCCTGCTGGAAGAACAGCTAAAAGAAAAAGAAACAGCAGCCCTCCTGGAACAGGAACGGCTGAAAAATGAGATCGAAATACGGAACCGCAAACTCTCCGCAAAAGCCCTCTACCTTTCCGGCAGAAATGAACTGATAGACGATATCATTACGGCCATGTCAAAAATTCCGGATTTAAATAAAGACGGGGTAGTCGTAAAACACATCTCTCAACTCAAAAGCTACCTCCGTACCGATAGCGAATGGGACGATTTCAGCACCCATTTCCAGGAAGTCAACCAGGGATTCCTGAATGCACTCCGTGAAAATCATCCCAACCTGACCTCCAACGATGTCAGGTTCCTCTCTTACATATACATGAATTTAAATACCAAGGAGATCGCCTCCCTGTTAAACATCACACCGGAAGGTTGCCGGAAACGAAAGGAACGCATCACCAAAAAGATGCAGCTGGCAGAAAACACCTCCCTTTTTGAGTATTTATCAGGACTTTAA
- a CDS encoding T9SS type A sorting domain-containing protein produces the protein MRKILLVHLLLLLFFSASAQLSFESTGDFGRLWDVTPDPSIPDRIYARTLNNHILVSDDRGKSWTIFYSFENSATAISQFKFLPGHKAFSVIATAPEINDNGLYVIDIESKEIVRHFVTPDQEMKAFVVSYDIADENANRVVINTAYRDPDTWAQFTEVYFTKDAGKNFSTIYYSTEHDGVHILNSFFHPDDQKKIYLARGLGALGVNGGLYISADEGQHWREVLAGKGALNAVVFHPKNHNDFFLCSFINFGEAAEGVYHTQDSGHTFSQVPVTFTDQTLNNIITIQYDPGNLQNMWMLEENEILKSTDGGQHWTSTVFESRSQTYASGVSLVINPKNSNDILVFSDAWPQHSKDGGKTFEKLKTPSYLVKSTGLAGSGTNQRLYYSTQGGYIARNLHSGAVVMHDTLPVYSFTYENYYVIPDTAIQGRVFFFKPCDDFLNPSELYFSDDYGTTVKRLPSDDYATGIDGIKRDPSHQDRYWVSYSYYNAFSALFRLDFADRAQPEQTPVAASGNSLITDVYIPEGDGQTIFITSGHRVYISTDGGITWGEKSEGLEDLIEGYDMIWDMDTNPFNKKEMVIVTTLGIYQTTDGGENWSRTLDATGLKKISFSNIVDGHLLGASTTDIFGDTRLVFSTNKGAKWSGVPASGLAYIACNASMDFRFFADHADIYFATADLGVVKYQLTNLLTPQLVFLNAFTGRLRGRNAFLEWRTQNEEGLLHYELERSTNNKDFSLINTQQATNSNGRFYYNHEDLDFYDLAAKSGNVYYRLKLVSQDNSFAYSDTVKLNARDMYIYPVPAADVINLQVQGVTEATKFRVLIVDVSGRQYSIQQYNIPTGQTTINMPISRLAAGVYFMLVETKPGGAVKKFKFVKL, from the coding sequence ATGAGAAAAATTTTACTCGTTCATCTCCTCCTCTTACTGTTTTTTTCAGCCAGCGCGCAACTCTCTTTTGAGTCAACCGGGGACTTCGGCAGACTCTGGGATGTTACACCCGACCCGTCCATACCCGACAGGATCTATGCGCGTACACTGAATAACCATATCCTGGTTTCAGATGACCGTGGTAAATCATGGACCATCTTCTATTCCTTTGAGAACAGCGCAACCGCTATCTCCCAGTTTAAATTCCTGCCCGGTCATAAAGCCTTCTCCGTGATAGCCACTGCACCTGAGATAAATGACAATGGTTTATATGTAATAGACATCGAAAGCAAAGAAATTGTCAGACATTTTGTCACACCCGACCAGGAAATGAAAGCCTTCGTAGTCAGCTATGATATCGCTGATGAAAATGCGAACAGGGTGGTTATTAACACCGCCTACAGAGATCCGGATACCTGGGCGCAGTTTACAGAAGTATACTTCACCAAAGATGCCGGTAAGAACTTCAGCACAATCTATTACAGTACTGAACATGATGGTGTGCATATCCTTAATAGCTTCTTCCATCCGGATGATCAGAAAAAGATCTATCTCGCAAGAGGTCTGGGCGCCCTGGGCGTAAACGGAGGTTTATATATCTCTGCGGATGAAGGACAACACTGGCGGGAAGTACTCGCCGGTAAAGGCGCCCTGAATGCCGTTGTCTTCCATCCTAAAAATCACAATGACTTCTTCCTATGCAGCTTTATCAACTTTGGAGAAGCCGCAGAAGGCGTATACCACACACAGGACAGCGGCCATACCTTCAGTCAGGTACCGGTTACTTTTACAGATCAGACACTTAATAATATCATTACCATTCAGTACGATCCCGGCAACCTGCAAAATATGTGGATGCTGGAAGAAAACGAGATCCTGAAAAGTACCGATGGCGGTCAACACTGGACATCCACCGTATTTGAATCAAGATCCCAGACATATGCCAGCGGTGTTTCCCTCGTCATCAATCCTAAAAACAGTAATGATATCCTCGTCTTCTCAGATGCCTGGCCACAACATTCCAAGGATGGCGGAAAGACATTCGAGAAACTGAAAACGCCTTCCTACCTGGTTAAAAGTACCGGACTGGCAGGCAGCGGCACAAACCAGCGGCTGTACTATTCCACCCAGGGTGGTTATATTGCCAGAAACCTGCACAGCGGCGCCGTAGTGATGCATGATACCTTACCCGTATACTCCTTTACCTACGAGAATTATTATGTAATACCCGACACCGCCATACAAGGCCGTGTGTTCTTCTTTAAACCCTGCGATGATTTTCTGAATCCCTCAGAACTGTATTTCAGTGATGATTATGGGACTACCGTAAAACGGCTGCCTTCTGATGACTATGCAACAGGCATCGATGGCATCAAACGCGATCCCAGTCATCAGGACCGTTACTGGGTATCCTATTCTTATTATAATGCGTTCTCCGCCCTCTTCAGACTGGACTTTGCAGATCGTGCCCAACCTGAACAGACACCGGTCGCAGCATCCGGCAATAGCCTGATCACAGACGTTTATATCCCTGAAGGAGACGGACAAACTATCTTCATTACAAGTGGCCATCGCGTATATATATCGACAGACGGCGGTATTACATGGGGAGAGAAATCCGAAGGACTGGAAGACCTGATTGAAGGCTACGATATGATCTGGGATATGGATACCAATCCTTTTAATAAAAAAGAAATGGTGATCGTTACGACGCTGGGTATCTACCAGACGACAGATGGTGGTGAGAACTGGAGCCGTACCCTGGACGCTACCGGTTTGAAGAAAATCTCTTTCTCCAATATCGTTGACGGCCACCTGTTAGGCGCATCTACTACTGATATTTTTGGTGATACCAGATTAGTTTTCAGTACCAACAAAGGAGCTAAATGGTCTGGCGTTCCTGCTTCCGGACTCGCTTATATCGCCTGCAACGCGTCTATGGATTTCCGCTTTTTTGCAGATCACGCAGATATCTATTTCGCCACTGCCGATCTGGGGGTAGTGAAATATCAGCTGACTAACCTGCTCACGCCACAGCTGGTCTTCCTCAACGCTTTCACAGGCCGCTTACGGGGACGCAATGCCTTCCTGGAATGGAGAACACAGAATGAAGAAGGATTGTTACATTACGAACTGGAAAGAAGCACCAACAACAAAGACTTCTCACTGATCAATACACAACAGGCCACCAATAGTAATGGCCGCTTCTACTATAACCACGAAGACCTGGATTTCTATGACCTGGCAGCAAAATCAGGCAATGTCTACTACCGGTTAAAACTGGTGAGTCAGGATAATTCCTTTGCCTATTCAGACACCGTAAAACTGAATGCCCGTGACATGTACATCTACCCGGTACCAGCTGCGGATGTGATCAACCTGCAGGTACAGGGAGTAACGGAGGCAACGAAGTTCAGGGTATTAATCGTGGATGTTTCCGGCAGACAATATTCCATCCAGCAATATAACATCCCAACAGGTCAGACAACGATCAACATGCCTATCAGCCGGCTGGCCGCTGGTGTTTATTTCATGCTGGTAGAAACCAAACCCGGAGGAGCTGTAAAGAAATTCAAGTTTGTAAAATTATAA
- a CDS encoding DUF6157 family protein: protein MKTTNYYNTFIEVADDCPVKTAEVPPIRGEKTIANIEFELLVDNPYEFTSDDVLFHVHAAKRQLRTQEFDVEREQFFSKGQACFRSSPLTKRYGWGAHFDADGRMAIYAVESDEYQQYAKDRSLKQVKAMRSKKG, encoded by the coding sequence ATGAAGACCACCAATTACTACAACACTTTTATTGAAGTGGCTGATGACTGCCCCGTTAAAACAGCTGAAGTACCCCCTATCAGAGGAGAAAAGACCATTGCTAATATAGAATTTGAGTTGTTGGTTGATAACCCGTACGAGTTTACTTCAGATGATGTGCTTTTTCACGTGCACGCTGCGAAACGTCAGCTGAGGACGCAGGAGTTTGACGTAGAAAGAGAGCAGTTCTTTTCTAAAGGGCAGGCTTGTTTCCGTTCTTCTCCTTTAACCAAACGATATGGCTGGGGTGCTCATTTTGATGCGGATGGCCGGATGGCGATCTATGCAGTAGAATCAGATGAATATCAGCAGTATGCGAAAGACAGATCGCTGAAACAGGTGAAGGCGATGCGCTCAAAGAAGGGTTAA